In Flavobacteriales bacterium, one genomic interval encodes:
- a CDS encoding methyltransferase domain-containing protein — MAKLNYLNVGCGNKTHTDWVNIDMASNSPDVIVANILKGMPFPDNTFDVVYHSQVLEHFPKERAHAFIKECCRVLKPNGIIRVVVPDLENIVDEYKNYLNKCLESPSEMNEANYDWMMLEIYDQTVRNQTGGNMVEFLRQPKMINEDFVIGRTGFVGNDIRSSYLSGGGGRSVSDTLKKAFSSMFMFKKAVNFGVSKLRQKLNPFRSTNSKVGAFRMGGEVHLWMYDRFSLARLLKECGFENVSIVSPTESRIPKWSDYELDVKGGFVHDPTSLFAEAVKK; from the coding sequence ATGGCGAAATTGAATTATTTGAATGTTGGTTGCGGAAACAAAACGCACACCGATTGGGTCAATATCGATATGGCCTCGAACTCACCTGATGTGATCGTTGCGAACATTTTGAAAGGGATGCCATTCCCGGACAATACGTTCGATGTGGTGTACCACTCTCAGGTCCTGGAGCATTTTCCAAAAGAGCGAGCACATGCATTCATTAAGGAATGTTGTCGGGTATTGAAACCGAACGGGATCATTCGTGTAGTGGTTCCGGATCTGGAGAACATTGTGGACGAGTACAAGAACTACCTCAATAAATGTTTGGAATCACCGAGCGAGATGAACGAAGCCAATTACGATTGGATGATGCTCGAGATCTACGATCAGACGGTCAGGAATCAAACAGGTGGCAATATGGTGGAGTTCCTCCGGCAACCGAAAATGATCAACGAGGATTTCGTAATTGGTAGAACGGGATTCGTTGGCAATGATATCCGGTCCAGCTATTTAAGCGGAGGTGGCGGAAGGTCGGTCTCGGACACGTTGAAAAAAGCATTTTCTTCCATGTTCATGTTCAAGAAGGCCGTGAATTTCGGAGTAAGCAAGCTGCGTCAAAAACTGAACCCCTTCCGATCCACGAATTCAAAGGTCGGTGCATTCCGGATGGGCGGTGAGGTTCACCTGTGGATGTATGACCGGTTCTCGCTGGCACGGCTGCTCAAGGAATGTGGCTTCGAGAACGTTTCCATAGTGAGCCCCACCGAGAGCAGAATACCAAAATGGAGCGATTATGAATTGGATGTAAAAGGCGGGTTTGTCCACGATCCGACATCCTTATTCGCAGAAGCGGTAAAGAAGTAG
- a CDS encoding heme-copper oxidase subunit III, producing the protein MTTIAFSPEQESQRATQSRRMITFLIVFAIVMFFAGLTSAYVVSRGSAEFWVNFNLPTAFWFSTVFIVGGSLTVHAALMSAKAGKQNLVSQLLMVTLALGIGFSYYQFKGWSQLAAMGNVLSFSNVLQPKGEYGTDYTVMANNSPLVKQGEEYFSQDDVTFSTPLNSDMAEQVNGASQYFYILTGTHFAHAAFGLISLVVMLIMALQKRYTPQNHVGLWAGAVYWHFLGGLWVYLLLFLQFVH; encoded by the coding sequence ATGACAACGATCGCATTCAGCCCGGAACAGGAGTCCCAACGTGCCACCCAGAGCAGGCGAATGATCACTTTTTTGATCGTTTTCGCGATCGTGATGTTCTTTGCTGGCCTTACCAGTGCCTACGTAGTAAGCCGAGGTAGTGCGGAATTTTGGGTCAACTTCAACCTCCCAACTGCATTTTGGTTCAGCACAGTATTCATTGTCGGCGGTAGTCTCACAGTGCATGCGGCGCTTATGTCGGCAAAAGCCGGCAAACAAAACCTTGTTTCGCAGTTGCTCATGGTAACATTAGCGCTAGGGATCGGATTCAGTTACTATCAGTTCAAAGGGTGGAGCCAATTGGCTGCTATGGGAAACGTATTGAGCTTCAGCAATGTGCTGCAACCCAAAGGCGAATACGGCACGGATTACACGGTAATGGCGAACAATTCGCCGTTAGTAAAACAGGGCGAAGAATATTTCAGCCAGGATGATGTCACCTTCAGTACCCCATTGAATTCGGATATGGCCGAGCAGGTAAACGGGGCCAGTCAATATTTCTACATCCTTACAGGCACGCACTTTGCGCATGCTGCGTTCGGATTGATCAGTTTGGTGGTAATGTTAATAATGGCATTACAGAAGCGGTATACCCCGCAGAACCACGTGGGCCTTTGGGCTGGCGCGGTTTATTGGCACTTTCTTGGTGGCCTTTGGGTTTATCTTCTTTTGTTCTTGCAGTTTGTTCACTAA
- the cyoE gene encoding protoheme IX farnesyltransferase yields the protein MERSTAYTATATPIAKFREVAVLFKLRLASLVVVSAVLGYLIGIPVGSFSWMGILGLAISGTLLTGASNALNQVLEIKEDGLMDRTQKRPLVQGTLSTAEAIAAALIAGGLATFMLWFQFGPLTGILAFLSMFMYVALYTPLKKHSSWAVFVGAFPGAFPPMLGYVAATGHFDLIAGLLFAMQFIWQFPHFWAIAWVLNDDYAKAGYRLLPSAAGRDRRSAFLILLYTLFVIPVGMLPWVYDVVGPFALWTSILLGLVMIVPAFKLFRTHDKADARKLMFASFLYLPIVQIAYVLDRL from the coding sequence TTGGAAAGGTCCACTGCATACACCGCTACAGCGACACCGATCGCGAAATTCCGTGAGGTAGCGGTTCTATTCAAGCTACGGCTTGCATCGTTGGTCGTAGTAAGTGCGGTTCTTGGTTATTTGATCGGTATTCCGGTTGGCTCGTTCTCCTGGATGGGCATTCTGGGCTTGGCCATATCCGGCACATTATTGACGGGAGCCAGCAATGCACTGAACCAAGTGCTGGAGATCAAAGAGGACGGGTTAATGGACCGAACGCAAAAACGACCGTTGGTGCAAGGTACATTGAGCACTGCCGAAGCTATAGCTGCAGCATTGATAGCGGGTGGCTTGGCCACCTTCATGTTATGGTTCCAATTCGGGCCGCTCACTGGGATACTTGCCTTCCTTTCAATGTTCATGTACGTGGCATTGTATACCCCGTTGAAGAAGCACTCTTCATGGGCTGTCTTCGTGGGAGCCTTTCCCGGTGCATTCCCGCCGATGCTGGGCTATGTTGCGGCTACCGGACATTTCGATCTTATTGCCGGTCTGTTGTTCGCTATGCAATTCATTTGGCAGTTCCCTCATTTTTGGGCTATTGCGTGGGTATTGAATGATGATTATGCCAAAGCGGGTTATCGTCTACTGCCTAGTGCTGCTGGAAGAGATCGGCGCAGTGCCTTCTTGATCCTACTGTACACGCTTTTTGTTATCCCCGTAGGGATGTTGCCTTGGGTCTATGATGTAGTAGGACCATTTGCACTATGGACCAGTATTCTTCTGGGTCTCGTTATGATAGTACCGGCGTTCAAATTGTTCCGTACGCATGACAAGGCGGACGCGCGTAAATTGATGTTCGCGAGCTTTCTCTACCTCCCGATCGTACAGATCGCTTATGTTCTTGATAGGTTATGA
- the gmd gene encoding GDP-mannose 4,6-dehydratase encodes MSTKRKTTKTRTTVTKVAAAKKPTAKVVTKKATEAKKPVAAPKKRKVALITGVTGQDGAYLSELLLNKGYEVHGVKRRSSLFNTDRIDHLYHDMHEKGRPFHLHYGDLTDSVNCLRLVKEIQPDEIYNLAAMSHVAVSFEMPEYTANADGIGTLRFLEAIRILGMEKKTRFYQASTSELYGGVLPRAQNEETPFYPKSPYGVAKLYGFWITKNYRESYNMFACNGILFNHESPLRGETFVTRKITRAVAKISLGLQDALYLGNIDSKRDWGHAKDYVEGMWLMLQAKKADDFVLATGKTYTVRHFIELAFAQTGVKLEWKGKGAKEKGCDKKTGKVLVAIDPRYYRPAEVDHLEGDPSKARRVLGWKHKYDLKALVSEMVQSDIELFKRDVYLKKGGHTILHEQE; translated from the coding sequence ATGAGCACCAAACGGAAGACAACAAAGACTCGCACGACCGTAACTAAAGTTGCCGCTGCGAAGAAGCCCACTGCGAAAGTGGTGACGAAGAAAGCGACAGAGGCTAAGAAACCGGTGGCTGCACCCAAGAAGCGCAAAGTAGCGTTGATCACTGGTGTTACCGGGCAGGACGGAGCGTACTTAAGCGAACTATTGCTGAACAAAGGATACGAAGTTCACGGTGTTAAGCGCCGTAGCTCCTTGTTCAATACCGATCGTATCGACCACTTATATCATGACATGCATGAGAAAGGCCGTCCGTTCCATTTGCATTATGGTGACCTCACCGACAGTGTCAATTGCCTCAGGTTGGTCAAGGAGATCCAGCCGGATGAGATCTATAATCTGGCGGCAATGAGCCATGTTGCGGTGAGCTTTGAAATGCCGGAGTACACGGCCAATGCGGACGGTATTGGAACATTGCGTTTTCTGGAAGCCATCCGCATCCTCGGTATGGAAAAGAAGACCCGTTTCTATCAGGCAAGCACCAGTGAACTGTACGGTGGTGTACTGCCGAGAGCGCAGAACGAGGAAACACCCTTCTATCCGAAAAGTCCTTACGGCGTGGCCAAACTTTATGGGTTCTGGATCACCAAGAATTACCGCGAGAGCTATAATATGTTCGCATGTAATGGGATCCTCTTCAACCATGAAAGTCCATTACGCGGAGAGACCTTCGTAACACGTAAGATCACCCGCGCGGTAGCGAAGATCAGTTTAGGATTACAGGATGCATTGTATCTTGGAAATATCGATTCGAAGCGGGATTGGGGCCACGCAAAGGACTACGTAGAAGGAATGTGGTTGATGTTACAGGCCAAGAAGGCCGACGACTTTGTTCTCGCTACCGGAAAGACCTACACCGTACGTCATTTCATCGAACTCGCTTTTGCCCAGACCGGGGTGAAGTTGGAATGGAAAGGTAAAGGTGCGAAGGAGAAGGGCTGCGATAAGAAAACAGGCAAGGTACTTGTTGCCATTGACCCGCGCTACTACCGTCCAGCAGAGGTGGATCATTTGGAGGGGGATCCTTCCAAAGCAAGGCGCGTTCTTGGATGGAAACACAAATACGACCTCAAGGCATTGGTTTCCGAAATGGTTCAAAGTGATATCGAATTGTTCAAGCGGGATGTCTATCTGAAGAAAGGCGGGCATACCATTTTGCACGAACAGGAATGA
- a CDS encoding class I SAM-dependent methyltransferase, which produces MATDAKTFLRNLVPDPVLGIIRNWRGRKEGRAITDLQLVLDTAPTSPEWLSADELEQLCIEFTFPTPYGYDENAVEERGQQRAEFVLNKLNGKPAQTFLDLACFDGMTAAALQRQGRSCWGVDLTDSGFDARARHAGVQFAAMDASAMSFADGFFDVVYSFNAFEHFEHPEIVLREALRVTKPGGHVILRFGPLYASAKGLHAYDRIPVPYCQFLFPLEVMNGYLRKNSLEEIDPAHCNQWSVQQFRELWKSVSDLAVVCTNEEFTWLEDLPTVRRYPSCFKGKVGSAEDLAVNIIEVALTLRE; this is translated from the coding sequence ATGGCCACCGACGCTAAGACGTTCTTACGGAACCTTGTCCCTGACCCGGTTCTTGGGATCATCCGCAATTGGCGCGGACGCAAGGAGGGTCGGGCAATTACCGATCTCCAGCTCGTTCTTGACACGGCTCCTACTTCACCGGAATGGCTTTCTGCCGATGAATTAGAGCAGTTGTGTATTGAGTTCACATTTCCTACACCTTATGGATACGACGAAAATGCTGTTGAAGAGCGGGGGCAACAGCGTGCGGAATTCGTGCTGAACAAATTGAACGGCAAACCTGCGCAAACGTTCCTGGACCTCGCGTGCTTCGATGGCATGACCGCAGCAGCGCTGCAACGACAAGGCAGATCGTGTTGGGGTGTAGACCTTACCGACAGTGGTTTTGATGCACGTGCTCGGCATGCTGGTGTGCAATTCGCTGCGATGGATGCAAGCGCTATGTCCTTCGCGGATGGATTCTTTGACGTGGTCTACTCATTCAATGCCTTTGAACATTTTGAACACCCGGAAATCGTACTTCGTGAAGCTCTTCGCGTTACAAAACCCGGAGGACATGTGATCCTACGATTCGGGCCGTTGTATGCTTCAGCAAAAGGGTTGCATGCTTATGATCGCATTCCGGTTCCGTACTGCCAGTTCCTTTTTCCGTTGGAGGTGATGAACGGGTACTTAAGGAAAAACTCGCTTGAAGAGATCGACCCAGCTCATTGCAACCAATGGTCCGTGCAGCAGTTCCGCGAATTATGGAAGAGCGTTAGTGACCTTGCCGTGGTCTGCACCAATGAAGAGTTCACGTGGTTGGAGGACCTGCCGACCGTACGCCGTTATCCTTCTTGTTTCAAAGGAAAAGTGGGATCCGCGGAGGATCTTGCCGTGAATATTATTGAAGTGGCGCTAACCCTTCGGGAATGA
- the cysQ gene encoding 3'(2'),5'-bisphosphate nucleotidase CysQ, translated as MQAGSELLPHLNAAISAAFKAGEEILEVYSRPVEVTLKDDRSPLTEADLRAHAAIVKVLTETGYPVLSEEGRTLTVNERQKWDRYWLVDPLDGTKEFIKRNGEFTINIALMERDDQPAGPLGTSSPILGVLYVPVTDVLYFSWAGGGAYKHEQAATFSVTNAYERAAMSHRLPLIQKTTNYTIVASRSHQSPETAAFIAKKEEEHGTVELTAMGSALKICLVAEGKADVYPRYAPTMEWDTAAGHAIANEAGKELIDVTTDGPMRYNKNELVNNWFIVQ; from the coding sequence ATGCAAGCCGGATCCGAACTACTACCACATCTGAACGCCGCTATAAGCGCCGCGTTCAAAGCTGGAGAAGAAATTTTGGAAGTTTATTCCAGACCTGTTGAAGTAACGTTGAAGGATGATCGCTCACCGCTCACCGAAGCGGACCTGCGTGCACATGCGGCCATAGTGAAGGTGCTAACGGAAACAGGCTACCCGGTTCTGAGCGAAGAAGGCAGAACATTGACGGTGAATGAACGCCAGAAATGGGATCGTTACTGGTTGGTGGATCCCCTGGATGGCACAAAGGAGTTCATAAAACGAAACGGTGAGTTCACCATCAATATCGCATTGATGGAACGCGACGATCAGCCGGCCGGTCCGCTCGGAACAAGTTCCCCGATCCTAGGTGTGTTGTATGTACCTGTTACGGATGTGCTCTATTTTTCATGGGCAGGTGGCGGTGCATACAAGCACGAGCAAGCAGCAACCTTTTCCGTTACCAACGCGTATGAACGTGCCGCTATGTCGCATAGATTGCCATTGATTCAGAAGACGACGAACTACACAATTGTCGCCAGCCGCTCCCATCAAAGTCCGGAGACGGCCGCATTCATTGCCAAAAAGGAAGAAGAGCATGGCACCGTGGAGTTAACGGCCATGGGCAGTGCGTTGAAGATCTGTTTGGTAGCAGAAGGCAAGGCCGATGTGTATCCGCGGTATGCACCCACCATGGAGTGGGATACTGCTGCCGGACATGCCATTGCGAACGAAGCAGGAAAAGAATTGATCGATGTGACCACGGACGGTCCAATGAGATACAACAAGAACGAATTGGTGAACAATTGGTTCATCGTACAATAA
- a CDS encoding cytochrome c oxidase subunit 3: MAGDASKVLSNDVLWGGGRSPFSISYGKMMMWFFLVSDALTFSGLLVAYGFTRHSTTEAWPIGEEVFRALPFLNGNFPLIYVALMTAILIFSSVTMVLAVEAGHRMDKKGVIKWLFLTVIGGAFFVGSQAWEWSHFIHGGGGYITTTTGAKYWVHNDAHDTHDPTAHDSFHLVPAAAGHYLIAEEGAHHLDKAASMKIWDDRVAYIDGANMDRNEYGPTQYANFFFFITGFHGFHVFSGVIINLIVLIMVIKGVFHRRGHYEMVEKAGLYWHFVDLVWVFVFTFFYLL, translated from the coding sequence ATGGCCGGAGACGCAAGTAAAGTCCTGAGTAACGACGTCCTCTGGGGAGGAGGACGCTCCCCGTTCAGCATCAGCTACGGGAAGATGATGATGTGGTTCTTCCTTGTTTCGGACGCGCTTACCTTCTCAGGTCTGCTCGTTGCCTACGGGTTTACGCGACACAGTACCACCGAGGCCTGGCCGATCGGTGAAGAGGTGTTCCGCGCCTTACCATTCTTGAACGGTAATTTTCCGCTCATCTATGTGGCGTTGATGACGGCCATACTGATCTTCAGTTCCGTTACCATGGTGCTTGCCGTTGAGGCAGGTCACCGCATGGATAAGAAGGGCGTGATCAAATGGTTATTCCTTACGGTCATCGGTGGTGCGTTCTTCGTTGGCAGCCAAGCATGGGAATGGAGCCACTTCATCCACGGCGGTGGCGGTTATATCACAACGACCACTGGCGCGAAGTATTGGGTACACAACGATGCGCACGATACACATGACCCTACGGCCCATGACAGCTTCCATTTAGTGCCAGCCGCCGCAGGTCATTACTTGATCGCAGAGGAAGGCGCACACCACTTGGACAAAGCAGCGAGCATGAAGATCTGGGATGATCGCGTTGCGTATATTGACGGTGCGAACATGGATCGCAACGAATATGGTCCAACCCAATACGCCAACTTCTTTTTCTTCATTACCGGATTCCACGGGTTCCACGTATTCAGCGGTGTTATCATCAATTTGATCGTACTGATCATGGTGATCAAGGGTGTTTTCCATCGCCGTGGCCATTATGAAATGGTCGAGAAGGCTGGTCTTTACTGGCACTTCGTGGACCTTGTTTGGGTATTCGTGTTCACCTTCTTCTATCTACTCTGA
- a CDS encoding cytochrome C oxidase subunit IV family protein, which translates to MERDDIIEYSLDSHHSEEVGRKMRRTIWMVTALLAVITTVEVALGAYWKEWMPHSWNMVKWTFVVLTLVKATYIVMTFMHLGDERRNIRAIILLPYGLFILYLLFVAIWEANYLRWLWEMFL; encoded by the coding sequence ATGGAGCGCGACGATATTATTGAATACAGCCTTGACTCCCATCATAGCGAAGAGGTCGGCCGCAAAATGCGCCGGACCATCTGGATGGTTACGGCGCTTCTGGCAGTGATCACAACCGTTGAGGTTGCATTGGGTGCCTACTGGAAAGAGTGGATGCCCCACAGTTGGAATATGGTGAAATGGACATTCGTGGTACTCACATTGGTAAAGGCCACATATATTGTAATGACGTTCATGCACTTGGGTGATGAGCGCCGTAACATCCGCGCGATCATCTTGTTGCCATACGGTCTTTTCATCCTGTATCTGCTGTTCGTTGCGATATGGGAAGCGAACTACTTACGTTGGCTTTGGGAAATGTTCCTCTGA
- a CDS encoding DUF420 domain-containing protein, with amino-acid sequence MANKPYPSRTISVAEGIAKRWIWIVSTIVFLAVVILNRVQIPSSGNWDVHVFAKVNAVINSMVSVLLLVGLFSARSGKWNVHRKVMMTALVLSIVFLTSYILHHLFAGETKFGGEGAIRIVYYVILATHIILASASLPFILLTAYRSLSAQWPAHRKLARKVWPVWFYVSVTGVVVYFLISPYY; translated from the coding sequence ATGGCGAACAAACCATATCCTTCACGAACGATCTCAGTTGCAGAGGGCATTGCTAAACGCTGGATCTGGATCGTTTCGACCATCGTATTTCTTGCAGTTGTGATCTTGAACAGGGTGCAGATACCATCGTCCGGCAACTGGGACGTGCATGTATTCGCAAAAGTGAACGCCGTGATCAATAGCATGGTAAGCGTCTTGCTTTTGGTCGGGCTGTTCAGCGCGCGGTCCGGCAAGTGGAACGTGCATCGCAAGGTGATGATGACCGCCTTGGTCCTATCGATCGTTTTCCTGACCTCCTACATCCTGCATCACCTGTTCGCAGGCGAAACAAAATTCGGCGGTGAAGGGGCAATACGCATTGTGTATTACGTGATATTGGCTACACACATCATATTGGCATCCGCTTCGTTGCCATTCATTCTGCTTACGGCATATCGCTCACTCTCCGCGCAATGGCCGGCGCATCGAAAGCTAGCACGCAAGGTTTGGCCGGTCTGGTTCTATGTAAGCGTTACAGGCGTTGTCGTGTATTTCCTGATCAGCCCGTACTATTGA
- a CDS encoding GDP-L-fucose synthase, whose translation MNKTDKIYIAGHRGMVGSALVRKLTAEGHTNLVYRTSKELDLTNQQAVRDFFAKEKPAYVILAAAKVGGIHANNVYRAQFLYENLMIESNIIHSSHENDVKKLLFLGSSCIYPKMAPQPLKEESLMTGLLEQTNEPYAIAKIAGIKLAESYRRQYDRNYISAMPTNLYGPNDNYDLNNSHVLPALIRKFHTAKITNAVSVEVWGTGSPMREFLHVDDLADACYFLLLNYNDELFVNIGTGEDLTIKALAEMIKDIVGYEGELKWNTDKPDGTPRKLMDVGKLHKLGWKHKIDLRDGITSVYAEFTKSELAKA comes from the coding sequence ATGAATAAGACAGACAAGATCTACATAGCCGGCCATCGTGGAATGGTGGGAAGTGCATTGGTGCGTAAGCTTACTGCTGAAGGGCATACGAACTTAGTGTATCGGACAAGCAAGGAATTGGACCTCACCAACCAGCAGGCCGTTCGCGATTTCTTCGCAAAGGAGAAACCAGCTTACGTAATTCTCGCGGCGGCAAAAGTTGGTGGTATCCATGCGAATAACGTGTATCGCGCGCAGTTCCTGTATGAGAATTTGATGATCGAGAGTAACATCATCCATTCCAGTCATGAGAACGATGTGAAGAAACTGTTGTTCCTGGGAAGCTCCTGTATCTATCCCAAAATGGCTCCACAGCCGTTGAAGGAAGAGAGCTTGATGACTGGCTTATTGGAGCAGACCAATGAGCCGTATGCCATTGCCAAGATCGCAGGGATCAAATTGGCGGAAAGCTACCGGAGGCAGTATGACCGCAACTACATCAGCGCCATGCCGACGAACCTCTATGGCCCGAATGATAATTACGACCTGAACAACAGTCACGTATTACCCGCTCTGATCCGCAAGTTCCACACCGCCAAGATCACCAATGCCGTGAGTGTTGAAGTTTGGGGCACGGGTTCGCCGATGCGTGAATTCCTTCATGTGGATGACCTTGCGGATGCGTGTTATTTCTTGCTCCTTAACTACAACGATGAGTTGTTCGTGAACATTGGAACTGGCGAGGATCTAACGATCAAAGCACTAGCGGAGATGATCAAGGATATCGTTGGGTATGAAGGTGAGCTCAAGTGGAATACGGATAAACCCGACGGCACCCCACGTAAATTGATGGATGTCGGTAAGCTGCACAAGCTTGGCTGGAAACACAAGATCGACCTACGCGATGGCATAACTTCTGTTTACGCTGAATTTACGAAAAGTGAGCTGGCCAAAGCATAG
- a CDS encoding undecaprenyl/decaprenyl-phosphate alpha-N-acetylglucosaminyl 1-phosphate transferase: protein MKEHGYIILLGFLTSFFVVLFTMPSLIKVARMKHLVDEPSEARKLHQRSVPTIGGIIIFAAIIFSYSLWFPKGAMLGMPDADYKMLYKAMGLAYTDFKFLLASMVLLFFIGVKDDIIGFSPVKKLVGHMVVGYILVVMADIRIKDMHGLFGVYELPITLSIAFSFFVYIVLVNAFNLIDGVDGLAGGIGLIAAISFGWWLYMAGDVAMALLAFVLAGSLVGFLVFNSHPARIFMGDSGSLMIGAILAVLAIRVIDHDTSRLPVYLQQIPTPIFAMAVLAYPLVDTLRVFVVRAASGVSPFTADRNHIHHRLLDLGFGHRGTTFGLYGYACVIIALSFVTRKWHPNIGLMVLGISAVVLAMLPFVWPKRERK from the coding sequence GTGAAGGAGCACGGTTACATAATCCTATTGGGCTTTCTTACATCATTCTTCGTGGTGTTGTTCACTATGCCATCCTTGATCAAGGTGGCACGTATGAAGCATTTGGTCGATGAGCCATCCGAAGCGCGGAAATTGCACCAGCGCAGTGTGCCTACCATTGGTGGTATCATCATCTTCGCGGCGATCATCTTCTCATATTCCTTATGGTTTCCAAAAGGCGCCATGTTGGGTATGCCGGACGCGGACTATAAAATGCTCTACAAGGCCATGGGTTTGGCCTATACGGATTTCAAATTTCTTTTGGCATCCATGGTGTTGCTGTTCTTCATTGGCGTAAAGGATGATATCATAGGGTTCTCACCGGTCAAGAAATTGGTGGGCCACATGGTAGTAGGGTATATCCTCGTGGTCATGGCAGACATTCGGATCAAGGATATGCATGGGCTGTTCGGCGTGTACGAATTACCTATTACGCTGAGCATTGCGTTCTCGTTCTTCGTATATATCGTTCTAGTGAATGCCTTCAACCTGATCGATGGTGTAGATGGTCTTGCGGGTGGAATAGGTCTGATAGCGGCGATAAGCTTCGGTTGGTGGCTCTATATGGCTGGTGATGTTGCCATGGCGTTGCTAGCATTCGTCCTTGCCGGTTCACTGGTCGGTTTCCTGGTGTTCAATAGTCATCCGGCCCGGATATTCATGGGTGATAGTGGGTCGTTGATGATCGGCGCGATCCTCGCCGTTCTCGCCATTCGGGTCATCGATCATGATACATCGCGTTTGCCGGTCTATTTGCAGCAGATACCAACGCCGATCTTTGCAATGGCCGTGCTTGCTTATCCGTTGGTGGATACGTTGCGTGTATTCGTTGTGCGCGCGGCAAGTGGAGTCTCACCATTTACTGCGGATCGCAATCATATACACCATCGATTGCTTGATCTGGGTTTTGGACACAGAGGAACTACTTTCGGTCTGTATGGCTATGCGTGCGTCATTATTGCGTTGAGCTTTGTAACACGTAAGTGGCACCCCAATATCGGGTTAATGGTTTTGGGGATCTCGGCGGTCGTATTGGCCATGCTCCCTTTCGTATGGCCCAAGCGCGAACGAAAATGA
- a CDS encoding SCO family protein — MSDRTPSSRRTKVLVLGGFAAFILSLFLFFSPMLGLVKHNFIHLPYFGPKETVLVEKEGKMVVDTIYATIPPFTFTDQFGKPFSQQQTDGKIVVVDFFFTRCTTICPKMSTHMQQLQFKLDDDAFDDVLFLSHSVDPEYDTPEVLRAYSKKLEADTARWKFLTGAKADLYLQGSEGYYLAAKEDVMAPDGFLHSEQFVLVDKDKHIRGYYDGTDQEAMNNLAGDIKMLLKEEKIKNAAATKAERAKR, encoded by the coding sequence TTGAGCGATCGAACACCATCTTCCCGTAGGACCAAGGTCCTTGTGCTCGGTGGCTTTGCAGCGTTCATACTAAGTCTTTTCCTGTTCTTTTCACCCATGTTGGGTCTGGTGAAGCATAACTTCATCCACCTGCCCTATTTCGGCCCCAAAGAGACCGTGCTTGTGGAGAAAGAAGGAAAGATGGTGGTTGATACCATCTACGCGACGATACCACCATTCACGTTCACGGATCAATTCGGAAAGCCCTTCTCCCAGCAGCAGACCGATGGGAAGATCGTGGTGGTCGATTTTTTCTTCACGCGGTGTACGACCATCTGCCCCAAGATGAGCACCCACATGCAGCAATTACAGTTCAAACTGGATGACGACGCCTTTGACGACGTGCTATTTTTGAGCCATTCCGTGGATCCCGAATATGACACACCAGAGGTATTGCGTGCATATTCCAAAAAGCTCGAAGCGGATACCGCACGTTGGAAATTCCTGACCGGAGCAAAAGCAGATCTTTATCTACAAGGTTCAGAAGGGTATTATCTCGCTGCCAAAGAAGATGTGATGGCGCCGGATGGTTTCCTGCATTCCGAGCAATTCGTGCTTGTGGACAAGGACAAGCACATCCGCGGATATTACGACGGTACCGACCAGGAGGCCATGAATAATTTGGCTGGCGACATCAAGATGTTGTTGAAGGAGGAAAAGATCAAGAACGCCGCTGCAACCAAGGCGGAGCGCGCCAAGCGCTAG
- a CDS encoding tRNA-binding protein: MEMVHLSDLEKVLICIGTVLTATDLPNARNPAYVLTIDFGPYGIKRSSAQITRNYNKEDLIELQVMAVMNFPEKQVGSVMSQCLVTGFPDENGHIVVATVERKVPNGTVIR, from the coding sequence ATGGAAATGGTCCATTTGTCCGATCTTGAGAAAGTGCTGATCTGTATTGGCACTGTTCTTACCGCGACCGATCTGCCCAACGCACGCAACCCTGCTTACGTCCTGACCATCGACTTTGGCCCTTACGGTATTAAGCGGAGCAGTGCGCAGATTACGAGGAACTACAACAAAGAGGACCTCATTGAGTTGCAGGTGATGGCAGTAATGAACTTCCCGGAAAAGCAGGTAGGGAGCGTGATGTCGCAGTGTTTGGTGACCGGTTTTCCGGATGAGAATGGTCACATTGTCGTTGCCACAGTAGAACGAAAGGTGCCCAATGGTACGGTTATCCGCTAA